The nucleotide sequence GCCCCTGCACCCGTCGTGGAAAACCCAGTGCCAGAGGCCCCTGTCGTCCTTGCCAAAGGTGGTGGCAAGATGCACTCCAAGCAGGGAAGCGAAGACACGACCGCGAAGCAACTGGACGAGCTTCGCGACGAGATCGACCATCTCGCCGCCCGTGCTGCCTCTGTCAATGCCAGCCTCGATCGTCTCAAGCAGCAGCAGGCTGCTGCCGGATACGGACTGCGCGGCGATATGGCCGAGCGCGAGGAGAGTATGAAGATCAACCTCTCGCGCGCTCAGGACGCCGCCGAGCACAATGATCTCGCTAAGGCGCAGAAATACTATGACCGCACCACGGCCGACCTCGAGGCCCTCGAGCATTTTGTCGGACGTTAAGCAGCTCTCTTGACAACAGCGGCTCGCGCCGCTTACAAGGGTGTGCGAAACGAAACCGGTTTCATTACCGGTTTCCAAGAAGGGGATCGGCTACCGCTCCTCGCCTGCGGTATGCAATATGACCCACTTTCTGCGTGACATCCTTCGCCAGCCACTCGAACTACAACGAGCGGTTGATCACTTGTCAGGTCCCGGAAACGCCACACTACAGCAAGCCGCAACCGTGGTACGCGGCGCTCGCCACGTCTTTCTAACCGGCATCGGTAGCAGTTGGCACGCGGCGCTGGCCGCAGCGCCATTGTTTTATCGCGGAAGGTGTCCGGTGTATCTGCGCGACGTCGCAGAGTTGTTGTACGGCGCGGAGTTTCCCCGCGATTCGGTAGTTGTTGCGATCTCCCGCAGCGGACGCACCACGGAGATCGTGAGCTTGCTGGCAAAGGCCAGGGAAGCTGCGATCCCCGTGATCGGCGTGACCAACGCAGCAGAGGGACCCCTTGCCGCCCAGGCGCAGATCCCGCTCGTCATTCCTGCCGAGCCTGACCACGCGATCTCGGTGAACACTTACTCCACGCTCGCGACCGCCGTGGGGGCACTGGCAGCAGCCACGGTCGATCAATTCAGTGCTGGGCTGGCGGATGCCATCAAATCCGGAATTGCGCAGACGGAGCGCGATATCCCCGGCTGGCAGCGGCAAATAGAGAACACCGCATGGCTCTCGCCCGGCGCCACAGTCTATTTTCTGGCACGCGGATGCAGTCTCGGCACAGCCCATGAGGCTCGTCTACTCTGGGAAGAAGGCGCGAAATCACCCGCCACCGCCATGAGCGCGAGCAGTTTCCGCCACGGCCCGCAGGAGATCTTCACCAAGACGACCCGCTTTGCACTCTGGATCGACGGCCATCGCATGCGTGAGGCAGACTTGGCGGTCGCGCGCGACCTGAAGAAACTTGGCGCGCCAGTCCTGCTGGTGGGCCAGAATCTGCCAGCGGACGCGGCCGATCTGGTTTTTCAAATCCCGCAGATGCCGCCAGATTGGCAGTTTATAGTCGATGCGATCCCTGCCCAGCTTGCTGCTGAACGATTGGCGCGATTGGCTGGAGTGGATTCCGACTCGTTCCGCCTCTGCTCTTATGTCGTGGAAGATGAATTCGGATTGTTGCCCGCAGAAGTCAGTGCGCCGAAGGATGCGAAATAAGGACTAGAATATCGCCGGAGGAAAAAATATGAGTCGGTTTCAACTTGGTCTGTGTACGCTTCTTTTGTTTGTGCCCCTCGCTTTGCAAGCGCAAGCGGGAGAGTGGCAGCAATTATTCAACGGAAAAGATTTGACCGGGTGGAAGCACGTCGGCCCCGGCAGTCACCGGGTAGAAGACGGACTGATCAAGAGCGAAGGCGGCATGGGCCTGCTCTACTGGACGGGAGGCAAGTTAGGCAATTGCGTCATCCATGTGGAATACCGGATGCGTGACCACAACAGCAATTCTGGTGTCTTCATCCGCATTCCGCTCGAACCCCGCGAAGAATGGATGCCCGTGCACTACGGCTACGAAGTGCAAATCGACAACGAACCGGAGAAATCCAACGAAGACGACTATCACATTACCGGCACTCTCTATTCGTTGACCAAGCCGCTGGCCAAGCCCGGCAAGCCTGGTCCGGAGTGGAACACGATGGAGATCACTCTGGACGGCCCGCATACCGTTGTTGTGCTGAACGGTGTCAAAGTGACCGACTACAAGGAAGGCGATCCGGTCCCGGCTCGGAAGTTCCCCTTTGAGCCTCAACTTGGCCCGCGGCCTCTGGAAGGCTACATGGGATTGCAAAATCACAGCGACACCGACGTCGTGTTCTTCAAGTCAGTCGCCATCAAGAAATTGACAAAGTAGCAGCCTGACAACTCACGCCCCAGGAGGCTTCATGACGAACAAAGATTCTCTATCACGCCGCAAGTTCCTAGGACTTAGTGCCGCAGCCGCGGGTGTCTCGCTGGCTGCGAACGCGATCCTGCTTGAACCCGAACCTCTTTTCGCATCCACTCGTGCTGTTGCTGCCAGTGATCGGCTGCGCTTTGGAATCATCGGCATCGGCATGCAGGGATGCGGCCTGCTCGCCCAGTCCATTGAATTGCCCGGAATCGAGTGCGTGCGCGCCTGCGATCTTTACGATGGGCGCCACACATTAGCTCGCGAAATCACCGGCAAAGCCGATTTGCCGGCAACACGCCACTATCACGAACTGCTCGAAGACAAGAACATCGACTGCATCGTAGCTGCCGTTCCGGATCACTGGCACAAGCAAGTTGTGATCGACACTGTCTCTGCGGGAAAAGACATTTACTGCGAGAAGCCGATGTCGCACACCGCCGCCGAAGGCGTTGATATGGCGGAGGCCGCGAAGAAAAACAATCGCATCGTGCAGATTGGCTCGCAACGCGTCAGTTCGCTGATCTGCAAAAAGGCCAAGGAGATTGTCGATCAGGGCATGCTCGGCGACCTGATGATGGTCGAAGGTTGGCTCGGCCGCAACGATCCGACCGGCGCATGGGAATATCCGCCGCCCATGGATCTTTCACCGCAAAACCTGGACTGGGATACCTGGCAAGGCACGGTTCCAAAGCGGGCGTTCAATCCTGAAATCTTCGCGCGCTGGCGCTGCTGGAAAGAGTACGGAACCGGCGTCGCAGGCGATCTGCTCGTTCATCTGGTCAGCGGCATGATGTTCGTTCTCAACTGGAACAAGGCGCCGGAACGCGCGATGGCGATGGGTGGAATACTGCGCTGGAAAGACGGTCGCAATATGCCTGACGTCCATGCCAGCCTCTACCAGTACGGCGAAATTCCCGTCTACATGCGCTTGAGCCTGGGCACGGAAATGCCCGAGACCTACCGCTTCCAGGGTTCGAAAGGCATTCTGGAGATGGGCGAGTTCGGTCTCAGCTTTACTCCGCAAGCCGGCATCGACACCGCTCCCAGCTACTACGCTGGCGGCTTCCCGCATGCGATGCGCGATGCGTACGAGAAGAAGTGGCGCGCGGAGAACACTCCGAAACTCGGCCACGAACCGATGCCAGAGACGATCACCTACAAAGGACCAGACTACGACGACATGCACCCGCACCTTTGGAACTTCTTCGAAGCCGTGCGTTCCCGCAAGCCGGTCGTTGAAGATGCAGTCTTCGGTCATCACGCTGCTCTCGCCTGCCACATGGCTAACGAATCGTATATTCGTAAACAGGCCGTGACCTGGGACGAAGCCAGCAGAACGATAAAAGGCTAAGCTAAGCTGGAGGGCAGACGCTGTTTACAAGCGTCTGCCCTCCCAGTATCGTTGGTATAGCGCTCCCATCGTCGCTCACACCGTTAACCCTAATCACTCTTAGTTTATTCAATCGTCACCTGGACCTCCCCATCCATGATTGGCGCCGTTGATATCGGTGGCACGAAACTCTCGGTCGGCATCGTCGACGCGAATGGTGTCGTCCTGGCCAAGATGGACGCACCCACTGGCTCCGATTCCACCTATGCCGTTGGCCTTGAGCGTACTGCCAGCATGCTGCGCGAAACCGCAAAGCAAGCGGGCACGAATATTGCCGGCATCGGCATAGGATCAACCGGGCCCGTCGATCCGCTGACCGGAGAATATGGCGAAGTCGATTTCCTTCCGGATTGGCGGCACAAAAACCTGGTGAAGGATCTGGCCCAAGCCTTCGGCGTGCAGGTCGCCATCGAAAATGATGGCGATGCGGGTGCCCTGGGCGAAGCAGGATGGGGAGCGGGGAAGGGGCAGTCCCGCCTCATTTACGTCACAATCGGGACCGGGATCGGCGGGGGCATTGTCCTCGATGGCAAACTCTATCGCGGCGTCGATGGCGCGCACCCTGAAGTCGGCCATCAGGTAATTGATCCCTCGGGACCGCTGTGTTCCTGTGGCTTCCACGGATGTTGGGAAGCCCTTGCGGCGGGTCCAGCGATGGTCGCGTGGTTCCAGGCTACTGACGACAAGCGTCGGCAGAACATTAGCGGAAAACAAATCTGTGAACTGGCGCTCGCTGGGGATCCCTCCGCTCTCCGCGTTGTGCAACGCGAAGGCCACTATCTTGGACTGGGACTGGCTAATCTGATCAATCTATTTACCCCTGACATGATTGTCCTGGGAGGTAGCGTGGCCAAGTGTGCCATCCTGTTTCTCGAGGAGATTCGCCGAACTATCTGCCGGGGTTGCCGCTTTGTTCCCTATGAAAAGACAGTTCTTGCCCTCGCCTCACTTGGAGACGATGCGAACCTGATTGGAGCCGCCCGCGTCTGGCATCACAGGTTTGCGCAAGAAGTGTAGTATCCTCCCGAAGTTTGACGGCCAGATTTCCTATGACAAGAAACCGCACCATGGTCGCTCTGATCATGATCACGTTTTTCGTGATCTCACTGTTGACCAACATTCTCGGGCCGATCGTGCCCGACATCATTACCAGCTTCAGCCTGAGCCTGACCGCCGCTGCCTTTCTGGCATTCGCCTTCTTCATCGCGTTCGGAGTGATGTCCATCCCTGCCGGCTTCCTGATGGAGCGCTTCACCGAAAAACCAGTGATGATCTGTGCCTTTGCTGCCGCTCTCGCGGGATCGCTCAGCTTCGCTCTCTTTCCGCAGTATCGCGTGGCGATGGGTTCGTATTTTGTGATCGGCGCCAGCATGGCCGTGTTGCAGGTCGCCATCAATCCCGTACTGCGCGTCTCCGGGGGCGAAGAAAACTACGCTTTCTACTCATCGCTGGCACAATTTGTATTTGGCAGCGCTTCCTTTCTCAGCCCGTGGATCTATTCCTATCTGGTCGTGAACCTCACTCATCGTACTCCGGACCAGAATGCGTTCTTGCATCTACTAGGGCGACTCACGCCAGCTGAACTTCCCTGGGCTTCCATCTACTGGATCTTCGCCGCTGCCACGCTCGTAATGATGGCGGTTTTGGGTGCCTCAAAATTTCCAGAAGTCCAGCACACCGCGGAGGAACGCGCTGGATCCTTTGACATGTATCGCCACCTCATGCGCAAGAAAGTCGTCTGGATGTACTTCATCGCGATGCTGGCCTATGTGGGCTGCGAGCAGGGAACTGCTGACTGGATTTCAAAGTTCCTGTCGCAGTATCACGGCTTTGATCCGCACACGACCGGCGCCGCAGCCGTCTCCTGGTTCTGGGGGTTGATGACGGCAGGCTGTCTGGTAGGAATGTTGCTGCTCAAGATCTACGACAGCCGAAGAGTTCTAATCGGTATTTCCATCGGCGCGTTGTGCTGCCTGACGCTGGCATTGTTTGGACCCGCACGGATCTCCGTCATCGCTTTTCCATCCATAGGCCTGTTCGCGTCGGTCATGTGGCCGATTGTGATTTCGCTGGCGTTAAATTCCGTTGCTGAATACCACGGATCATTCGCTGGAATCCTCGGCACGGGGATGGGAATCGGCGGCGCCGTTGTCCCGCTCATTGTCGGGCGCATCGGAGATCACGTCGGCCTCCGCAGCGGCATGGCGTTTCTCTACTTCACCTTTGCCATTGTTCTCAGTGTCGGCTTTTGGGCCAACCCGCTCATCGCCAACGCCACGATTGATAGGAAGAAGGCAGCGCAAAATCCGTCGGAGTGACAACGCAGGGATCTGATACAAGTCAGAAATGAGAATGACAATCACAACTGGAAAATGGTTCGCAGCGATCGTTCTTGTCTCGGCGCTTAGCTGGGGCGCGGAGCCTGGCAAGGATTGGCCCGTGTATGGCGGTGGTTCCTCCGGCCAGCGTTACTCGCCGCTCACCCAAATCAATCGCTCGAACGTCGCGCGCCTGCGAGTCGCGTGGACATGGGACGCCGCCGAAGGGCGTGGAGACTCGCAGACCCAACCGAT is from Acidobacteriota bacterium and encodes:
- a CDS encoding DUF1080 domain-containing protein, with protein sequence MSRFQLGLCTLLLFVPLALQAQAGEWQQLFNGKDLTGWKHVGPGSHRVEDGLIKSEGGMGLLYWTGGKLGNCVIHVEYRMRDHNSNSGVFIRIPLEPREEWMPVHYGYEVQIDNEPEKSNEDDYHITGTLYSLTKPLAKPGKPGPEWNTMEITLDGPHTVVVLNGVKVTDYKEGDPVPARKFPFEPQLGPRPLEGYMGLQNHSDTDVVFFKSVAIKKLTK
- a CDS encoding MFS transporter, with protein sequence MTRNRTMVALIMITFFVISLLTNILGPIVPDIITSFSLSLTAAAFLAFAFFIAFGVMSIPAGFLMERFTEKPVMICAFAAALAGSLSFALFPQYRVAMGSYFVIGASMAVLQVAINPVLRVSGGEENYAFYSSLAQFVFGSASFLSPWIYSYLVVNLTHRTPDQNAFLHLLGRLTPAELPWASIYWIFAAATLVMMAVLGASKFPEVQHTAEERAGSFDMYRHLMRKKVVWMYFIAMLAYVGCEQGTADWISKFLSQYHGFDPHTTGAAAVSWFWGLMTAGCLVGMLLLKIYDSRRVLIGISIGALCCLTLALFGPARISVIAFPSIGLFASVMWPIVISLALNSVAEYHGSFAGILGTGMGIGGAVVPLIVGRIGDHVGLRSGMAFLYFTFAIVLSVGFWANPLIANATIDRKKAAQNPSE
- a CDS encoding ROK family protein, translated to MIGAVDIGGTKLSVGIVDANGVVLAKMDAPTGSDSTYAVGLERTASMLRETAKQAGTNIAGIGIGSTGPVDPLTGEYGEVDFLPDWRHKNLVKDLAQAFGVQVAIENDGDAGALGEAGWGAGKGQSRLIYVTIGTGIGGGIVLDGKLYRGVDGAHPEVGHQVIDPSGPLCSCGFHGCWEALAAGPAMVAWFQATDDKRRQNISGKQICELALAGDPSALRVVQREGHYLGLGLANLINLFTPDMIVLGGSVAKCAILFLEEIRRTICRGCRFVPYEKTVLALASLGDDANLIGAARVWHHRFAQEV
- a CDS encoding Gfo/Idh/MocA family oxidoreductase, whose translation is MTNKDSLSRRKFLGLSAAAAGVSLAANAILLEPEPLFASTRAVAASDRLRFGIIGIGMQGCGLLAQSIELPGIECVRACDLYDGRHTLAREITGKADLPATRHYHELLEDKNIDCIVAAVPDHWHKQVVIDTVSAGKDIYCEKPMSHTAAEGVDMAEAAKKNNRIVQIGSQRVSSLICKKAKEIVDQGMLGDLMMVEGWLGRNDPTGAWEYPPPMDLSPQNLDWDTWQGTVPKRAFNPEIFARWRCWKEYGTGVAGDLLVHLVSGMMFVLNWNKAPERAMAMGGILRWKDGRNMPDVHASLYQYGEIPVYMRLSLGTEMPETYRFQGSKGILEMGEFGLSFTPQAGIDTAPSYYAGGFPHAMRDAYEKKWRAENTPKLGHEPMPETITYKGPDYDDMHPHLWNFFEAVRSRKPVVEDAVFGHHAALACHMANESYIRKQAVTWDEASRTIKG
- a CDS encoding SIS domain-containing protein, translated to MTHFLRDILRQPLELQRAVDHLSGPGNATLQQAATVVRGARHVFLTGIGSSWHAALAAAPLFYRGRCPVYLRDVAELLYGAEFPRDSVVVAISRSGRTTEIVSLLAKAREAAIPVIGVTNAAEGPLAAQAQIPLVIPAEPDHAISVNTYSTLATAVGALAAATVDQFSAGLADAIKSGIAQTERDIPGWQRQIENTAWLSPGATVYFLARGCSLGTAHEARLLWEEGAKSPATAMSASSFRHGPQEIFTKTTRFALWIDGHRMREADLAVARDLKKLGAPVLLVGQNLPADAADLVFQIPQMPPDWQFIVDAIPAQLAAERLARLAGVDSDSFRLCSYVVEDEFGLLPAEVSAPKDAK